The DNA sequence TGAGGTGTGGCGTCACACTGTGAGTCGCGAGGCGGTTGAGTCGTTCCAGTAGTGGCACATTCAGCCCGCGCGCATAGCCCTGATAGGCCAGCGTCGAATCGCTGAACCGGTCGCAGAGGACGATTGCACCACGCGCCAACGCCGGCTCGATCACCTGAGTCACGTGTTGTCGGCGAGCCGCGAGTACCAGAAACGCTTCGGTCTCGGGCGCCACCGGTTCGTCGGCGCGATCGAGCAGGACCGATCGGACTTTTTCCGCGAGCGGCGTTCCGCCCGGTTCCCGGGTCTCGACGGTGACGTGCCCCCGGCTCCGGAGGTATTCTCCCAGAAGCCGTGTTTGGGTGGATTTTCCACACCCTTCGATGCCCTCCAGCGTAATGAACAGACCTCGCAGGCGCCGGTTGTGTTTCATCATGATTCGAACCTGAAAAGCTCGGGGAGAAAGAGGGCGGATCCTATTCCAAGTGATTGAAAATAGCAAGAAAAGGCTTGCGACGACCGGCAAAAGACCAGTATC is a window from the Nitrospira sp. genome containing:
- a CDS encoding dTMP kinase; protein product: MRGLFITLEGIEGCGKSTQTRLLGEYLRSRGHVTVETREPGGTPLAEKVRSVLLDRADEPVAPETEAFLVLAARRQHVTQVIEPALARGAIVLCDRFSDSTLAYQGYARGLNVPLLERLNRLATHSVTPHLTLLFDLPVATGLARRRSASETNRLDRESLQFHQKVRAGFLDLAKRHPRRVKIVPARASKETVARTVARIVTPMLDRLRRQDGASVTTATKPRRISQVHHALR